One part of the Deltaproteobacteria bacterium genome encodes these proteins:
- a CDS encoding ABC transporter ATP-binding protein: protein MALRLQQIEKVLGDPPTTILHGISLEIPAGSFVTITGRSGSGKTSLMYLMSTLDRPTRGSVVIDDRDMATLSASALHQFRNQQMGFVFQFHHLLPELTALENVLLAPRKAGQLAAQRDWAVELLARVELADKQERLPNQLSGGERQRVAIARALAMRPRFVFADEPTGNLDSQSGDLVMQILRDINRDLGTTVVYVTHDPDYAALAARQIHLVDGRVVPI from the coding sequence ATGGCGCTGCGCCTCCAACAGATCGAAAAGGTCTTAGGTGATCCACCGACCACGATCTTGCATGGGATTTCGCTCGAAATCCCGGCGGGAAGTTTTGTGACGATCACCGGCCGGTCGGGATCGGGCAAGACGTCGCTGATGTATCTGATGAGCACGCTGGATCGGCCGACGCGCGGCAGCGTGGTGATCGATGATCGCGACATGGCCACGCTCTCCGCGAGCGCACTGCACCAATTTCGCAATCAACAGATGGGATTCGTGTTTCAATTTCATCATCTGTTACCGGAGCTGACTGCATTGGAGAACGTGTTGCTCGCGCCGCGTAAGGCGGGACAACTTGCCGCGCAGCGCGACTGGGCCGTGGAACTCTTGGCCCGAGTCGAATTGGCCGACAAACAGGAGCGATTGCCGAATCAACTCTCGGGCGGCGAGCGCCAACGCGTCGCCATTGCGCGTGCGCTGGCAATGCGGCCACGCTTCGTGTTCGCCGACGAACCGACCGGCAACCTCGATTCGCAGAGCGGCGACTTAGTGATGCAGATTTTGCGCGACATCAATCGAGACCTCGGCACCACGGTCGTCTACGTCACCCACGATCCCGACTACGCCGCGCTCGCCGCCCGCCAGATCCATTTAGTCGACGGCCGCGTCGTCCCGATTTGA